A DNA window from Malus domestica chromosome 12, GDT2T_hap1 contains the following coding sequences:
- the LOC103453676 gene encoding receptor-like protein 7, which produces MSIFNLRELRTLSLSSNNFSGSFPLNDIQQLKNLQELYLSYNSLLINHYSSNSSYSFPQLRALKLAARKLRTFPDFLRNQSILGLLDLSLNQIHEIPNWIWRLSGLYILNLSCNSLVNLPGPFLNLTSQLFMLDLHSNQLQGQIPMLPPSAGYLDYSRNNFSSSIPADIGDFLMQTAFFSLASNHIHGIIPESVCKATLFLEVLDLSNNSLSGMIPQCLTAINGPLAVLDLRRNKLSGTLPDNFPENCSLQTLDLNGNVIGGQFPKSLANCRMLEVLNLGNNQITDVFPCLLKNISSLRVLVLRFNKFYDSIECLKTKSAWPKLQIVDIARNNFTGEIPGSFLKTWQAMMADKDGAVSKQFQVVDLGQVYYQDTVTVTTKGLEMEFIKILTVLTLIDMSCNNFNGSIPEEVGKLKSLYGLNLSSNALTCAIPSSLGNLRQLESLDLSDNKLSGTIPSEFSKLNFLSFLNLSSNQLVGKIPTGTQIQSFSPDSFTCNKGLYGPPLDDGSPRLPPTLEGKHSNSAHRIDWDLISVEVGFIVGFGVAVGSLVLCKRWSKWYYKTMYKILVKIFPQLEERIGPH; this is translated from the coding sequence ATGTCGATCTTTAATCTACGAGAGCTTAGAACACTCTCACTTTCTTCAAACAACTTCAGTGGGTCCTTTCCGCTTAATGATATTCAACAACTGAAAAATCTCCAAGAACTTTATCTTTCATACAATAGCTTGCTAATTAATCATTACAGTTCCAATTCCTCCTACTCCTTTCCTCAACTTCGCGCATTGAAATTAGCTGCTAGAAAGTTGAGAACCTTTCCTGATTTCTTGAGAAATCAATCAATATTAGGCCTTTTGGACCTATCCCTAAACCAGATCCATGAAATACCCAACTGGATTTGGAGGCTTAGTGGTCTTTATATACTAAATCTTTCTTGCAACTCTCTGGTAAATCTACCAGGTCCTTTCCtcaatcttacttctcaattgtttATGCTTGACCTTCATTCCAACCAGCTTCAGGGACAAATTCCAATGCTTCCACCATCTGCCGGTTATCTGGATTACTCAAGAAATAATTTCAGCTCAAGCATACCGGCAGACATTGGTGATTTCCTTATGCAGACAGCGTTCTTCTCTCTtgcaagtaatcacatccaCGGGATCATTCCAGAATCAGTATGCAAGGCGACATTAtttcttgaagttcttgatcTGTCCAATAATTCCTTAAGTGGCATGATTCCCCAGTGCTTGACTGCAATAAACGGGCCTCTTGCAGTACTTGATTTAAGGAGAAACAAACTTTCTGGCACTCTTCCTGATAATTTTCCTGAGAACTGTAGTCTACAAACTCTAGACCTCAATGGCAATGTGATTGGTGGTCAGTTCCCAAAATCTCTAGCCAACTGCAGAATGTTAGAGGTGTTAAACCTGGGAAACAATCAGATAACAGATGTCTTTCCATGCTTATTGAAGAACATATCCAGCTTGCGTGTACTTGTCTTGCGTTTCAACAAATTTTATGATAGCATTGAATGCCTTAAGACTAAAAGTGCCTGGCCAAAGCTTCAAATTGTTGACATAGCTCGCAACAATTTTACTGGCGAAATACCAGGAAGTTTTTTGAAAACGTGGCAAGCAATGATGGCTGACAAAGATGGTGCCGTGTCAAAGCAATTTCAAGTTGTAGACCTCGGCCAGGTGTACTATCAGGATACTGTAACAGTTACCACCAAAGGTCTAGAGATGGAATTTATAAAGATCTTAACAGTCCTCACCTTAATTGACATGTCCTGCAACAATTTTAATGGATCAATACCTGAGGAAGTGGGAAAGCTCAAATCACTTTATGGCCTAAACTTGTCCAGTAATGCTCTCACATGCGCAATCCCATCATCACTAGGTAATCTACGACAGCTTGAGTCCTTAGACCTTTCGGACAACAAATTGAGCGGAACAATTCCATCAGAATTTTCCAAACTTAATTTCCTCTCATTCCTAAATCTGTCGAGTAATCAACTTGTCGGGAAGATTCCAACCGGCACTCAGATTCAGTCTTTTTCACCAGATTCTTTCACATGCAATAAAGGATTATATGGGCCACCGTTAGATGACGGATCACCAAGGTTGCCACCAACATTAGAAGGCAAACATTCTAATTCTGCGCACAGAATTGATTGGGATCTTATCAGTGTTGAAGTTGGATTTATTGTTGGCTTTGGAGTTGCGGTCGGGTCACTTGTGTTGTGCAAGAGATGGAGTAAATGGTATTACAAAACAATGTATAAAATCCTTGTTAAGATATTCCCTCAGCTTGAAGAGAGAATTGGTCCTCACTGA